A window from Scheffersomyces stipitis CBS 6054 chromosome 7, complete sequence encodes these proteins:
- a CDS encoding predicted protein, whose translation MIIIRSSFGEVTLRNFPKLRHTRKFVKISGPIIGPPRKSYIANTNALQYIWNQKISLTTKYFGAIGSCAYTLVHVHHDVLITVCPPLAIGGYYLYKFFRKKQYNREVNKILGTSTENENGIVRFKTYDESELGNVLKGIENEADHFKRQVVDVTERRIIDYIINQRGEPKVKKFSALFMDENDQFSVNTNENEVESWITAKVKIPNAEDQTQFNEDLNFVKLSLPLYSSKDITSRNRTGTIEVSLLQIFQEDIYDENGNLIKPKYIDYNISISVSQFNLLKPDSLVIRYVEGEGILKSKLMLEDKEDDTKKEEEEEITVNI comes from the coding sequence ATGATTATAATACGAAGTCTGTTCGGAGAGGTTACTTTGAGGAATTTCCCAAAATTACGCCATACGAGAAAATTCGTCAAAATTTCTGGTCCCATAATTGGCCCTCCTAGGAAATCCTACATCGCCAATACGAATGCTCTTCAGTATATCTGGAACCAGAAGATATCGCTAACAACCAAATATTTCGGGGCAATTGGTAGTTGTGCCTATACTTTAGTACATGTTCATCACGACGTGCTAATTACAGTTTGCCCTCCTCTAGCTATAGGTGGGTACTATTTGTATAAGTTCTTTAGAAAGAAGCAGTACAATCGAGAAGTTAACAAGATACTTGGTACATCGACAGAAAATGAGAATGGCATTGTTCGTTTCAAGACATACGATGAATCGgaacttggaaatgttCTCAAAGGCATAGAAAATGAGGCGGACCATTTCAAGAGACAAGTAGTGGATGTGACTGAACGTAGAATCATAGACTACATCATAAACCAAAGAGGCGAACCTaaagtcaagaaattcTCTGCTTTATTCATGGATGAAAATGACCAGTTCTCTGTGAATaccaatgaaaatgaagtagaaagCTGGATCACGGCCAAGGTAAAAATTCCCAATGCTGAAGACCAAACACAATTCAATGAAGATCTCAACTTCGTTAAGTTATCATTGCCCTTGTATTCCAGCAAAGACATCACatccagaaacagaactgGAACAATAGAAGTGAGTTTATTGCAGATATTTCAAGAGGACATATATGATGAGAACGGAAATCTCATTAAACCCAAGTATATAGATTATAACATCTCAATCTCTGTCAGCCAGTTCAACTTGCTCAAGCCAGACAGCCTTGTGATAAGGTACGTCGAAGGTGAAGGTATTTTGAAGAGCAAGTTGATGCTAGAGGATAAGGAAGATGACACAaaaaaggaagaggaagaggaaattACTGTAAATATTTGA
- a CDS encoding predicted protein: MVDSQSLTVGLAVGIPSFVIISVVLLLWLRNQRKQKKEDSVNDDIDMDLRDDQSFNQFQEELHRPYAKGKAELNINTYSDPNKSSSTTQGESSTEKPYISSHGSTSSSNIIDQPHVYATPPRPKYSNANNGTNNVNNNNINNLNNNLNNNINNTNNIHSKSPSAYDFYETFIPILPGGGSPSTNNGNTAHHSNANSVHEAHSNGNLQSQLQQPPHIHDVASTNNSSNDSLNGNDRSSLDNLAKQLTSPVFFEKLPSRATTVALKPRFPNMQSNNSSSEGLNNRLIGDTTALNDNFIYEAPTVDVKKTELQAKDFQRSHLSREQTVKSHEDDVSSISASHAEDVDSLVEPDVSRSSNDDEFVSDIDTTAS; the protein is encoded by the coding sequence ATGGTAGACAGCCAAAGTTTAACCGTCGGACTAGCAGTGGGCATCCCCTCGTTCGTTATCATCTCCGTGGTGCTCCTCTTGTGGTTACGTAATCAGCGCAAacaaaagaaggaagactCTGTCAACGACGACATCGACATGGACCTCAGAGACGACCAGTCCTTCAACCagttccaagaagaactacaTCGGCCTTACGCAAAAGGGAAAGCCGAACTAAACATAAACACATACAGCGACCCCAATAAGTCGTCATCAACAACGCAGGGTGAATCCTCTACAGAAAAACCCTACATCTCCTCGCATGGATCTACATCATCCAGCAACATAATTGACCAGCCCCACGTCTATGCGACTCCACCACGTCCTAAATACAGTAATGCTAACAACGGCACTAATAACGTaaacaataacaacatcaacaacttaaACAACAACTtaaacaacaacatcaataATACTAATAATATTCATCTGAAATCTCCTTCGGCGTACGATTTCTACGAGACCTTTATTCCTATATTACCAGGAGGAGGTAGTCCCTCCACTAACAACGGCAACACAGCGCACCATTCCAATGCGAACAGCGTCCACGAGGCTCACAGTAACGGTAATTTGCAAAGCCAACTCCAGCAGCCTCCTCATATTCACGATGTTGCGTCTACAAACAACAGCTCTAACGATAGTTTGAACGGCAACGATAGATCGTCTCTAGATAATTTGGCTAAACAGTTAACAAGCCCCgtcttctttgaaaagttgcCCTCGCGTGCCACCACGGTAGCGTTGAAACCTCGTTTCCCCAACATGCAATCGAACAACTCTTCTAGTGAAGGCTTGAACAATAGATTGATCGGCGACACTACTGCTCTCAatgacaacttcatctacGAAGCACCTACAGTGGATGTGAAAAAGACAGAGTTGCAGGCCAAAGATTTCCAGCGCAGTCATCTTTCACGTGAACAAACAGTGAAGTCTCATGAAGACGATGTTTCGTCTATACTGGCCAGTCACGCTGAAGACGTCGATTCTTTGGTGGAGCCTGATGTGTCGAGGTCTTCGAATGACGACGAATTCGTTTCGGATATCGACACTACCGCCAGTTGA
- a CDS encoding metalloendopeptidase activity (go_component membrane~go_function metalloendopeptidase activity~go_process proteolysis and peptidolysis), whose protein sequence is MFPISRAFGRQLGRPSTFSSRFQSVSPASFALRSRVFQSAPARQYATYNRFNGSSSSSSWNTTTFINLLTSRRTIYFGVGFLGFYVYNLNEAPFTHRRRLIWIPYWLETKIGDFSYRQIMYQYGDKLVSSQDPLYGRISKIMNRLLSVALENNENQAQRHHLESLKWTIHIIKVDPREYPPNAFILPNGKIFIFSSILPICKNDDGLATVLSHELSHQLAHHSSEQLSKQPFYIMLSTLLYTVTGISWFNDLMIKGLLEMPASREMESEADHIGCELLARSCFNIGEAVQFWKRMAQAEEGFQARTGSSRLQEFFSTHPATDRRINDIQHWTPGLEIIKESSGCYEHQFGLFQEVSRNFFR, encoded by the coding sequence ATGTTTCCAATATCGAGAGCCTTTGGACGGCAATTGGGTCGACCATCAACGTTTTCTTCCCGTTTTCAAAGTGTTTCTCCAGCTTCTTTTGCTCTTCGTAGTAGAGTTTTTCAGTCGGCCCCAGCTAGACAATATGCGACCTACAACCGTTTCAATGgttcttcgtcgtcttcttcatggAATACGACTACTTTCATAAATCTATTAACCAGCAGAAGAACCATCTACTTTGGTGTAGGTTTCTTGGGCTTTTATGTCTACAATCTCAATGAAGCACCTTTTACTCACAGGCGTAGACTCATCTGGATTCCCTACTGGCTCGAAACTAAAATCGGAGATTTTTCCTATAGACAAATAATGTACCAATACGGTGATAAGTTGGTCTCCAGCCAAGATCCCTTGTATGGGCGAATCTCCAAGATCATGAATAGATTGCTCTCAGTAGCCCTTGAGAATAACGAGAATCAGGCACAAAGACACCATCTCGAAAGCTTGAAATGGACCATCCATATCATCAAAGTAGATCCCAGAGAGTATCCGCCTAATGCTTTCATTTTGCCCAACGGTAAgatcttcattttcagctCGATTTTGCCCATCTGCAAAAACGACGATGGCTTGGCAACCGTGTTATCACATGAGTTATCGCATCAGTTAGCTCATCATTCGTCAGAGCAGTTGTCCAAACAGCCCTTCTACATCATGTTGTCAACGCTTTTGTATACAGTAACAGGAATCAGCTGgttcaacgacttgatgaTTAAGGGTTTACTTGAAATGCCTGCTTCACGTGAAATGGAATCGGAAGCAGATCACATAGGCTGTGAACTTCTAGCCAGATCTTGTTTCAACATCGGTGAAGCAGtccaattctggaaaagaatggctcaagcagaagaaggctTTCAAGCTAGAACTGGATCTCTGAGACTACAAGAATTCTTCTCGACCCATCCAGCCAcagacagaagaataaaTGATATACAACATTGGACTCCAGGTTTGGAAATTATAAAGGAATCGTCCGGATGCTACGAACACCAATTCGGTctctttcaagaagtttccCGCAACTTCTTTAGATAA